A genomic stretch from Erwinia sp. E_sp_B01_1 includes:
- the pnuC gene encoding nicotinamide riboside transporter PnuC → MDFFSTQNILVHIPLGTGGYDLSWIEAIGTLAGLLCIWLASLEKIVNYAFGLINVTLFAVIFFQIQLYASLLLQLFFFVANIYGWYAWSRQTSDNQQALHIRWLTLPKALGWLLACVVSITLMTLYINPVFAWLTRIAVTLMQGMGLSVAMPALQPDAFPFWDSCLMVLSVVAMILMTRKYVENWLLWVVINIISVMIFARQGVYAMSLEYVILTVIALNGCWLWMKSAREQGSRALS, encoded by the coding sequence ATGGATTTTTTCAGCACGCAGAATATTCTGGTTCACATCCCTTTGGGAACCGGGGGCTACGATCTCTCCTGGATTGAAGCTATAGGGACTCTGGCAGGACTGCTTTGTATCTGGCTCGCCAGCCTGGAAAAAATCGTTAACTATGCATTTGGCCTGATTAACGTCACGCTGTTTGCGGTAATTTTCTTTCAGATTCAACTTTATGCGAGCCTGCTTTTACAGCTTTTCTTCTTTGTGGCCAACATCTACGGCTGGTATGCGTGGAGCAGGCAAACCAGCGATAACCAGCAGGCGCTGCATATCCGCTGGCTGACGCTGCCTAAAGCGCTGGGCTGGCTGCTGGCCTGCGTAGTATCGATTACCCTGATGACTCTGTACATCAACCCGGTCTTTGCCTGGCTGACCCGGATTGCGGTCACGCTGATGCAGGGCATGGGGCTCTCTGTGGCGATGCCGGCGTTGCAGCCGGACGCGTTCCCGTTCTGGGATTCCTGCCTGATGGTGTTGTCGGTAGTAGCGATGATCCTGATGACGCGGAAATACGTTGAGAACTGGCTGCTGTGGGTGGTGATTAATATCATCAGCGTGATGATCTTTGCGCGTCAGGGAGTCTATGCGATGTCGCTGGAGTACGTCATCCTGACGGTGATTGCTCTGAACGGCTGCTGGTTGTGGATGAAAAGCGCCCGCGAACAGGGTTCACGGGCGCTCTCCTGA
- the zitB gene encoding CDF family zinc transporter ZitB produces MAHTHSEGTGNRTRLLAAFLVTALFMVAEIAGGLLSGSLALLADAGHMLTDAAALLMALLAVQFAQRKPNARHTFGLLRLTTLAAFVNAIALVVITFLIVWEAVIRFRHPEPVASGMMLTIAVAGLLANLLSFWLLHRGSEEKNLNVRAAALHVLGDLLGSVGAIVAALIIMFTGWTPADPILSILVSLLVLRSAWALMKESVHELLEGAPASLDVDKLKRALTRGVPEIRNVHHIHLWQVGEKPVMTLHVHVVPPYDHDALLHRIHDWLHEHYQIEHATVQMEYQGCDDGDCELSWGKSGHQHSHAHHSH; encoded by the coding sequence ATGGCGCACACTCATTCTGAGGGCACGGGCAACCGTACCCGCCTGCTGGCCGCTTTCCTGGTCACCGCTCTGTTTATGGTCGCCGAGATTGCCGGGGGCTTGCTCTCCGGCTCGCTGGCATTGCTGGCAGACGCAGGCCACATGCTGACCGACGCCGCAGCGTTACTGATGGCGCTGCTGGCGGTGCAATTTGCCCAGCGTAAACCCAATGCCCGCCACACTTTCGGACTGCTACGGCTCACAACCCTGGCCGCGTTTGTGAATGCGATTGCGCTGGTGGTGATCACCTTTTTAATCGTCTGGGAGGCGGTCATCCGCTTCCGGCATCCTGAGCCGGTCGCCAGTGGAATGATGCTGACGATTGCGGTGGCGGGCTTGCTGGCTAACCTGCTTTCATTCTGGCTTTTGCACCGGGGCAGTGAAGAGAAGAATCTGAATGTCCGCGCGGCGGCGCTGCATGTGCTGGGGGATCTGCTCGGCTCGGTGGGTGCCATCGTCGCCGCATTGATCATTATGTTTACCGGCTGGACGCCAGCCGACCCGATTCTGTCAATTCTGGTATCCCTGCTGGTGCTGCGTAGTGCCTGGGCATTGATGAAAGAGAGCGTGCACGAGCTGCTGGAAGGTGCCCCAGCCTCGCTGGACGTGGATAAACTGAAACGCGCGTTAACCCGGGGAGTGCCTGAAATCCGCAATGTGCACCATATCCATCTTTGGCAGGTGGGCGAGAAGCCGGTGATGACGCTGCATGTTCACGTTGTTCCTCCGTACGATCACGATGCCCTGCTGCACCGTATCCATGACTGGCTACACGAACATTATCAGATAGAGCATGCCACGGTGCAGATGGAGTATCAGGGATGTGATGATGGCGACTGCGAGCTTAGCTGGGGAAAAAGCGGGCACCAACATTCTCATGCCCACCACTCCCATTAA
- a CDS encoding DNA-3-methyladenine glycosylase 2 family protein — MIDKKSAYRALTSRDARFDGVFYVGVTSTGIYCRPICPVKPPLQKNCLFFDSAEAAEKAAFRPCLRCRPELAPGNAPVDSSHRIADLLIRRIEEGLTEDVASLEEIAAQFSLSSRQLRRIVQKELGVSPLELRQTRRLLLAKQLLTETMLSVTDVAYASGFASLRRFNEVFHRQYRMPPSRLRKEAREPGHWIGSDTSTLLLSYRPPFNWDALLAFLRLRAIKGVESLDETSYARTVRLGEHTGWVRVTQAAGRHGLSVEFTHSLTPVLPLLLRRLRSLFDLDAHPEIIAAHLEQDPLLQSSLNRDAGLRVPGAFDGFEMVVRAVLGQQITVKAATTIGGRFAHAFGEPFQTPFPELTHLSPVPAKVALASLDDVASLGIVSARSRTLLAVAEACVRGDLRLDAGMHPEEAIASLVTLPGIGDWTAHYIAMRALRWPDAFPAGDIVVRKNLGGITAKEAEKRSQAWRPWRSYAVMHIWKNLTPEH; from the coding sequence ATGATTGATAAAAAATCAGCTTATCGGGCGTTAACCTCCCGCGACGCGCGTTTCGACGGGGTGTTTTACGTGGGCGTCACCTCTACCGGAATCTATTGTCGACCCATCTGCCCGGTCAAACCGCCTCTTCAGAAAAACTGCCTGTTTTTTGACAGCGCCGAAGCGGCAGAAAAAGCGGCTTTTCGCCCCTGCCTGCGCTGCCGTCCTGAACTGGCCCCTGGCAATGCACCTGTCGACAGCAGTCACCGTATTGCTGATTTACTGATCCGGCGTATTGAGGAGGGGTTAACGGAGGATGTCGCCAGTCTTGAAGAGATTGCGGCCCAGTTCTCTTTAAGCTCGCGCCAGCTGCGGCGTATTGTGCAGAAGGAGCTGGGCGTTTCGCCACTTGAACTCAGGCAGACCCGACGCCTGTTGCTGGCTAAACAGCTTCTGACGGAAACGATGCTGTCAGTCACGGATGTGGCTTATGCCAGCGGCTTTGCCAGCCTGAGGCGCTTTAATGAGGTGTTTCACCGTCAGTACCGGATGCCGCCCAGTCGCTTACGCAAAGAGGCACGAGAGCCCGGACACTGGATCGGCAGTGATACCTCCACCCTGCTGCTGAGCTATCGCCCGCCTTTTAACTGGGACGCCCTGCTGGCTTTTCTGCGCCTGCGTGCCATTAAGGGCGTGGAGAGTCTGGATGAGACGAGTTATGCGCGTACCGTGCGTCTGGGGGAGCATACGGGATGGGTCCGGGTGACCCAGGCCGCTGGCAGGCATGGGTTAAGCGTGGAGTTCACGCATTCACTGACGCCGGTTCTTCCTCTTTTGCTGCGCAGATTAAGAAGCCTGTTCGACCTGGATGCCCATCCTGAGATTATCGCTGCGCACCTTGAGCAGGACCCTCTGCTGCAAAGCAGTCTGAACAGGGACGCAGGTTTAAGAGTACCGGGAGCCTTTGACGGTTTTGAGATGGTGGTCCGGGCTGTGCTGGGCCAGCAAATTACGGTGAAGGCCGCCACCACAATTGGTGGACGTTTTGCTCATGCCTTTGGCGAGCCTTTTCAGACCCCCTTCCCTGAACTGACTCATCTCTCACCGGTACCAGCAAAGGTGGCTCTGGCTTCGCTTGATGACGTTGCCAGCCTTGGCATTGTCAGCGCGCGTTCGCGCACATTGCTGGCTGTGGCAGAGGCCTGCGTCAGGGGCGACCTGAGGCTGGATGCCGGTATGCATCCTGAGGAGGCGATAGCCAGCCTGGTTACCCTGCCGGGCATTGGGGACTGGACCGCACACTATATCGCGATGAGAGCCTTGCGCTGGCCGGATGCCTTCCCCGCCGGGGATATTGTGGTAAGAAAAAATCTGGGCGGCATAACGGCAAAAGAGGCAGAGAAGCGCTCTCAGGCCTGGCGTCCGTGGCGCAGTTATGCGGTGATGCATATCTGGAAGAATCTGACGCCTGAGCATTAA
- a CDS encoding methylated-DNA--[protein]-cysteine S-methyltransferase → MSYFYKLMPSPVGVLTLIASDKGVAAILWENENPNRVRQMAPEEDPSHPVLVETERQLNEYFAGQRSSFTVTLDFVGTEFQKKVWQALVAIPFGETRSYADIAREIGNPKAVRAVGAANGKNPISIIAPCHRVIGSNGKLTGFAGGLEAKALLLNIEMKQQGDFALK, encoded by the coding sequence ATGAGCTATTTCTATAAACTGATGCCTTCACCGGTGGGTGTACTGACCCTGATAGCCAGCGACAAGGGCGTTGCTGCCATTCTGTGGGAAAATGAGAACCCAAACCGCGTCAGGCAGATGGCACCTGAAGAAGATCCATCCCATCCGGTGCTGGTGGAAACGGAGCGCCAGTTAAACGAATACTTCGCCGGGCAGCGTTCAAGTTTCACCGTCACGCTGGATTTCGTCGGCACCGAATTCCAGAAAAAAGTCTGGCAGGCGCTGGTGGCGATCCCGTTTGGCGAAACGCGCAGCTACGCCGATATCGCGCGCGAGATTGGTAACCCTAAAGCGGTGCGGGCAGTAGGGGCAGCGAACGGGAAAAACCCTATCTCTATTATCGCTCCCTGCCATCGGGTTATTGGCTCCAACGGCAAGCTGACGGGCTTTGCTGGCGGGCTTGAAGCCAAAGCCCTACTGCTGAATATTGAGATGAAACAGCAGGGCGATTTTGCTCTGAAGTGA